The Desertifilum tharense IPPAS B-1220 region ACAGGAACAGCAGGGAATGTCCCATGCTATCTGCGGGGGTGCTGACGGCGACGGTTAGGAAGTTCGCGCCTTCGAGGTAGGAGGAGGCTAACCCGTGGGTGTACCAACTGGTGACGAAGGTGGTGCCGGTCAACCAGCCGCCAATGGCGAGGTAGGCACAGGGGAACAGGAGTAGTCCTGACCAGCCTACGAAGACAAATCTGTCGCGCTTGAGCCAGTCGTCGAGAACGTCAAACCATCCTCTTTGGCTCTGGGCGCTTCCGACTGCTATGGTCATCGAATTAAACCCTCTTGGTCTACAAACATTGCCAGATGTTTAGCGTGGATGTTTTTTGTGTTTTTTAAGAAATCTACCAGTTTCTGACAGGGAAAGCTGGTATCCTCATTTTTACCTAGGTGTATTGCTTTGAAAGCGACTCCTACACGGCAAGGGGTAGGAGTTTTTTCCCTAGGTGAATCATCCACCCGTTACTGCACGTTGAGCAATTCAGCGAGCAGTAACTTAATTTTTCTTAATTTAGCGCGATTTAGGAAAATAGCGAGCAAATCCATAGCAGGATTAGCCTTTCCGTGTAGATACTATAATAATTGATCTCAAAAATTTTACAATCCGTTATACAGATTCTCAGAAAATTCGATCTCGCTGGGTTCCTCGGTTGGGCGATCGCAGACATGCCATAATAAAAGCTCCCTCAGCACTTTATCAAAATCTAGAGATGTTCTATGACGGCACGAATCACCTCCTCAGATAACCGAGTTTTACGGCAAAAAATCTTGGGATCGCGCCGCTTTAGTAACTACTGGTGGGCGACAGTCATCACCCTTGGCGGTGGCGGATTCCTGCTATCGGGTCTTTCAAGTTACTATCAAGTCAACCTTTTACCCTTTGCCAACCCCACTGAGCTGAATTTCATTCCTCAAGGGATTGTCATGGGATTTTATGGCGTTTTGGGATTATTGGTGAGCTTGTATTTGTGGCTCACCATCCTCTTAGACGTAGGCGGCGGCTATAACGAGTTTAATCGGGAAACCGGGAAAGCCCAGATTTTCCGGTGGGGATTCCCCGGAAAAAATCGCCGGGTGGAAGTAGACTTTCCCCTAGAAGACGTGCAGGCGATCCGCGTGGATATCAAAGAAGGGATCAACCCGCGTCGGGCGATTTACCTGCGGGTGAAAAATCGCGCCCAAATTCCCCTGACCCGCGTCGGACAGCCTCTACCGCTGTCGGACTTGGAAAATCAAGGGGCCGAATTAGCCCGTTTTCTGAGCGTTCCTCTCGAAGGACTGTAGAGACTCGCCCAGAAACACTCATCCCCAAAATCATTCGATATAGAGGGTTTAGAGATAGGAACATTGATTATGCAAATTTTGCTTAAGCGCTGGTTTTCTTTCCTGCTTGTTGCGATCGCCCTGACAGCAGGGGGGTGTGGCGTCCAAGCTGAAAATCCTGCCACAGCACCCAACACCAGCGAAGCAACCCAGACGGCAAATTTACCGCGTCTGAACGGAAAAGCCACCGTTGTCATGCAAATTAAAGGATCGCCTGTCACCATTGAAGTCGATGGCGAGAATGCCCCTATTACCGCTGGCAACTTCGTCGATTTAGTC contains the following coding sequences:
- a CDS encoding photosystem I assembly protein Ycf4 → MTARITSSDNRVLRQKILGSRRFSNYWWATVITLGGGGFLLSGLSSYYQVNLLPFANPTELNFIPQGIVMGFYGVLGLLVSLYLWLTILLDVGGGYNEFNRETGKAQIFRWGFPGKNRRVEVDFPLEDVQAIRVDIKEGINPRRAIYLRVKNRAQIPLTRVGQPLPLSDLENQGAELARFLSVPLEGL